The window CGCGGCCGTGGCGGTGCTGTGAGATGCTAGTGCGCGCGGCGCGGGGGGCCGGGGGCCTGGTGCTCAAGGTGAGAAGGGGGCTGGCCCTCCTCCCCGCGCTCTTTCCCGGCGCGCCCCGCCGCCCATTGCTACCTAGTGAAGATGGGGAGGGTAGCCCGCTGTGGTGGGAGAAACCGAGGGGTCGGAAATAACTCCCGCCCACGTGGGACGGAGTGGGGGCGGGGGCGCGCGTGTCCGGGCTCACCTGCCGTCCCCGCCCCCCCTTTTCCGAACTCTTACGCTCTCAGGACCCCGCCTCCGTGGCTTCGTTCTTCCCGTGCTCGCTGCCCCCACCCCCGGCCTCTGCCCTACCCGCTCTCCGcgccttcctttcccccacctccctaTCTATCGGTGGTTGTTTCCTGCAGGCTCCCAGAGCCTGGCTGGGCCCCGTTCAGCACCGCGCGGCCTCAGGCCTCCCGAGAAATACCGTCGTGCTGTTTGTGCCACAGCAAGAGGCGTGGGTCGTGGAGCGGATGGGTCGCTTCCACCGGATTTTGGAGCCAGTGAGATTTCcgtttttccttccccctttgcCCGTGGGGAATAGCTGGGGGAGGCAGCCCTGAGCATGAAGAAAATAAGTGAACAAAGCTTGTATTTAGCACTTGTCACATGCAAAGCGCCGGGCTAAGTGATGGGCGTGCACATAGGGAAAGTGTGGCAGTCTCTTCCTTCGAGGAGCTCACCTTCTAATGGGGAAGTCCACACAAGTCCGGGCTATCTAGAAGCCCCTATGGACTGAATGCTCGTGCATAGGGAGGGTTTCTTCAGGGTCTTAATTTCTACCAGATCCTCTGACTTTTCCTCCCACTCTTACCCAGGGCTTAAACATCCTAATCCCTGTGCTGGATCGAATCCGGTATGTGCAGAGCCTCAAGGAGATTGTCATCAATGTGCCCGAACAGTCagctgtgaccctgggtgaggaggagggCACGCCTCCTTGTCATTCTGCCTTTATGTACAAGTGTGACGGGGTGTAGGAGGGTGGGCTGCGCGGAGCTGACCGTGAGGACGTGAGAGAACTGAGCAGCAATTGGGGAGTCATGATAGAGAAAgccaggaagggaaggagggaagggtacattagagagggaagaggaagggctTTGGGGAGAATGGGGAGCTGTGGGATAGAGGCTGAGAGGCTAAAGACCTTgacttttcctcccctttttccctaGACAACGTGACGCTACAGATTGATGGAGTGCTTTACTTGCGCATCATGGACCCTTACAAGGTACCTTCCTACTTCCAAATTTGTGGGCAATTTTGGTGACTTCCCATCTCGGGACATTATATTCCTTATCACAAACTCTTCCCCTAGGCGAGCTATGGTGTAGAAGATCCAGAGTATGCAGTCACCCAGCTGGCCCAGACGACCATGAGAAGTGAGCTTGGAAAGCTCTCATTGGATAAGGTTTTTCGTGTGAGTGGAGTCAGGTCACAGCTTTTGGTCACTTAGGGTAAAAGTGTAAAGGCTCCTTTTTACAGACCTTGTTGTATTGAATCTTTCCCCTGGAGACTTGATGGTGTGATGGGGAGTCAAGGGAAGGTATCAGGTTGTCTGCTTGGTCCAGCTCCCTAGAACAGGGCTCCCACTGAGGTAAATAAGATGTTATCTCATCTTTGTCCCACACCAGGAACGAGAATCCCTGAATGCCAGCATTGTGGATGCCATCAATCAGGCCTCTGATTATTGGGGTATCCGCTGTCTCCGCTATGAGATCAAGGACATCCACGTACCTCCTCGAGTCAAAGAGTCTATGCAGATGCAGGTTGGGGGAATGAGGGCGTGGCTCTTGGAATGGTGGGGCAGTTTAAAGCTGAAAACCATAGGAGCTGGGAAGGAGTCATTGGTTGCAGAGACAGAGATCATCCTATTCAAATGCCTAGTGAGAATGGCAATGGAATCTGTTTTTTAGTCCCTGGACCCTGCTCTTTCATCTTCCTGGGAAAACTCTATTGATGGGGATTATGGTTATCCATATTTGAGTTCTCTAGCTAGCCTTCTTTTTACCCCCAAGATGACCTTGGGATGAGAAAGTATAGCTGTGTCTCTGTTTTAGCGCCATCCCTGATAGCCTGAAAACTAGGTCTGTCTCCTTGGTGACCTTGGGGTGGGGTGACCCTGCTTCCAGGTAGAGGCAGAACGTCGGAAACGTGCAACGGTGCTTGAGTCAGAGGGAACTCGGGAGTCTGCCATCAATGTGGCTGAGGGAAAGAAGCAGGCACAGatcttggcctctgaggcagagAAGGCTGAACAAATCAACCAGGCAGCTGGTCAGTGATGGTGGGGGTAAAGAGGGGGTCTGGTCTGGCCAGACTTCTGTCCCTGTAGGGATTCTGGCCAGGAACAAATTTTCCCTGTTTGCTGTCACTGAGAACTCTTGCCTCCCCCAGGCGAGGCCACTGCAGTGCTGGCCAAAGCAAAGGCCAAGGCTGAGGCTATACGGATCCTAGCAGCAGCTCTGACACAACAAGTGAGTGAATAATAGGAGGTAGGAGATTTCTTGTCCTGTTCCTAAGCAGAAATGCTCCATAGTGCTCCCCTATCTACTTTTGGGGGGTTCTCTTGAAGCTGTGTCCCCTGTAATCTGAACTCATCTCTGAAGTCACATTTTCTATAATTCCTGACTTCCCACTTCCCTTGATTTAACCTCAAAATGCATTCCCTAAGCCTATGTCCTTTGACTCTATGGCCTTGTGATCCCGATTTCTTGTTTCCCATGGCCCCTGACCTCACCTGTCCCATATTTCCTGATCTCATTTCTCATGACCCCTTATGTTATTTATACTTTTTGTAATTCTTGACCTGATGATCGTGGCGGTGACTATAGAATGGAGATGCAGCAGCTTCCCTAACAGTGGCCGAACAGTATGTCAGCGCTTTCTCCAAACTGGCAAAGGATTCCAACACCATTCTGCTACCTTCTAATCCTGGAGATGTCACTAGCATGGTGGCTCAGGTTAGAGTCTCCCTCAACATCCCCATTTTAATTGCATTCTACCAGAAACTAAAGTAGTTTTCCAGATTACCCCAGGGAACATTGTCTCTAGATGTTGTTTCTGAATCTCTCCTTTCCTGAAGGTCTTCCTCACATCCCcaatcaaaaataattaaatcttcctgcagaaatagttttgttttacCCCCTTTCAAGTTGAATAGCCTCCTTCCCAATGAAATGCTGATTCTCCACCTCCAATATATGAATTACCATTCACTGTGGTCCTCAGTTCTCCCCTTCCACCTATGAATCAATCAGTCAGCCTTAAggtttttactttcttattctcTGCCTTCAATACTCACATGCATCTCCTCTCCCTGGTGTCTCATTCCCATCTCTTGTTCCTCCATTTTCATGCCTCTGTCCCTTGCCCTAATTTTTTATGTGTTATTACACCAATcacctaattttgtttttctctaatccCAGGCCATGAGTGTGTATGGAGCCCTTGCCAAAACCTCCACCACCGAGGCACCAAGTTCAGTCTCTGATGGAAAAATCAGGGTTGCCCAGCGTGCAAACACTGGTCAGGATGAAGAACTGGAACGTGTAAAACTGAGTTAGCAGAGCCTGGCTTGGCTTGTGGGCCCTGGGAATCCTGGGAGAGGCTTCTGATCCAGGACCCATCTTTACCCCACTGCCCTCAACACTTCTGGACCCCTCAGCCaagattttggtttttatttttttatttgaactttaATCATGTAATAAATACATCTGGTGGGACAGCAGCAAGAAGCAGTCTCATTGTCTTAGAGTTTGGGGGAAAGTTCAGGAAACTGGTGTTGTTATAGTTTGTAAGATggtggattttctttttcctgcatAATACTCCACATCCATATTGGGgtttggaaacattttttttccttcagaagttGATATGGCAAGTAAGGCAGGtattaaagagtttttaaagaGGAACACTGGAAATTCTCCACGCCACCTCTgcattcttctctcttcctcccatacAAAACTATGGGGAAGACTagacttcatttctcaatgaGTTAGCCTAGCCCTCCTGTGTGATGCATGCTGTAGGATTGTAGTCTGCAGCATATTGCTGAGAAGACTTTGGGCAGAAAGGGAGATCTCTGTTTTTTAGTTCATGCTTTCTGTTTTCCCATTGTAGAAGAGGGTATTGTAGGGCATGGAGAAGAATCTCTTGTTTCCTATTGCCCTGGGGAATCACTGCTCAAACTTATGGGGTAATCATTACCTATTAAGGGTGGGATCGTGGGAAGTTACATATCACTATCAgaaacccaattttttttcttcttgctgtcTTGAGGGATTTAAGACCAATTTCACCCTAGTTAGCCAACTGCACCGGATAGATATACTCCCACATAAGTCCACCCCGAGGGCTTAGTCAAAATCCACAAAAAGCCTGCCCTTGCTGCAGTTCTGCAATAACCTCTGGGTCCATCTCCCTTTGTTTTTGAGGTGATTTAACTAGGACTGGACACCAGACAAAAGAACTTATAAACGCTAGTGGAATGGAAGAATACTGGATCAAACAAAGCCCTCATCTCAAATGCCACGACTCTGTTTAATCCCTTTCCTCTTGCCCCCATTTAAAAGAGGGGTTTGACCCCCTTCTGCTTCTACCCCTGATTAGTGTCACAGGCCTCAGAAATGCTAACTGGGGGACAATGTCCAATGGGAAGGGACCCTCTCAACTTCCTCCCCTTACTGCCCAGCCCAGGGCGGTGATTTGCAGCCCACAGTTCACTTAAGAGCACCATCCTATTGCCCAACACAGTGCTAgctgctggggatgcaaagacaaagaaGGTCGCTCCACTGTTCGGGGCTGCTGGGACGCCCCATGCTGTCCCTGGCAAGCGCTGTCGCAGACCTGCTTCCCTTTACTCCCTCTTCCTCGTCCTCATGTCCTCGGGAGGGGGCGCTCCAAGCGCGGCGCTCCTCTCTAGCTTTGCGTGCCTCTTCTCCATGGTGTGCggctgggggaagaggggaacCTGAGCCACACTTCCGGTTCCTAGCGCGCTGCTTCCGGCTGCCTGCTGTGCTGCTCATAGGTGACTGAGGGTGTCCGCGTAGCTCGCCGGGGACCCCTGGGACTGCGAGCAGAGTGGGAGGGACCGCCTCTTAGTATCCCTGTGTTCCTGACCCCTTCCCCGGGGCCGGGAGGGTAGCCTGTGTTTGCACGTCCCGCGCGTCCTCCTTTGCCGCGTCCTTTTCCGTCACCCCCCTACCTCAGGTGTGCTCGACAGTCCGTGGCCTTCCCTGCGCGTCCCCCTGCCCTCCCCCGTCTCTGTCCCATCCTCGTAACGTACCTTCCTCCCCCTCATGTCCCCTTGCCCTGCGTCCCCCCACCGCGCTAAGTGTTTCCCACTCCCAAGGCTCCTCCCTCCGGCCATCCTGCCCTTCTGTGTTCCTGCATCCCACTCGCCGCTACTCCTTTCAGTGCCCTGACCCCCGACGCCGCCTTCCTGTGTCAGCCCAGCACCTCTTCTCCGGACCCCGTCTCGCCCGGTGCTGCTTCTGCCCCTTACTCTCTCCGGCACTCCCGTAGGCCCCAGGGCTCCGTCCTAGGAGCCGCTCCCCCATCGGCGTATTGCAGGTTCTTCCCGACCGCGGCTTTGGgcactcctcccctcccccttccctcgtGGTGCCTGATCTTGCCAAACGGGGCGTGGCCGGTGCGCTGGTCTGGGGAGGGTGACTTTGACTCGGGAGAGGCTGGTCTCGGAGGAGGGAGGGGCTGGGAGGCGGCGCTTCCAAGCTGAAAAAGCCAAGGGGCCCGTGCTGCTCGCTGCCCAAACCTGTTTGTGGGGCAGGGAGGGAGCGGTAAAAGGAGAAAGCTTCAattaagggagagaaaaaaatgagaggaggaAGGATTCATAGGCATGTCTTGGGTGAGGGGACTCGCTTTTTCCTGTGTCCCAAGTCCCAGAGAAGTCGTTGTCGGAGTGATGTTCCATTCTCACACTTGCTGTCCAGCCATTTCTTTCCAGCATTTAAGAGTCACTCACATGCCAGACCGCTGTCAGCTAACCCTCACTTCAGACTAGGTGTAATAATAACATAAAAGTGCTGACATTTTcctggcactttaaggtttgcaaaacatattgaacatattttgcttttatcctcacaaccaccccaGAAGGTAGGTGCTGTTAATTAGCCGTGTCTAATCTCCAGTTTGCTTGGTATAGATCCAGTTGCTGTAGGACAAGATTTTTGACCAAAGAATAAGGAGGATCTAACACTGATGGATTCCTCAGGTCTGAGGAGAGTCATAAGATCATAGCTCTAAAGAGGGAGCCGACCATGGAGGCCGTGTGGTTAGATTTAcagaaatgagaaactgaggcacagcagGAAACAGCCCACACCATTGTTGAAGTTGGGTGgaactatttttattaaaaaattacagTAATCTATCAAACTTGGAATGAAAGGTGACGTTGTACTGTTGAGTTAGAGAATGGGTTCAAGGAAGGCTTATTAGATAGTGACTTTGAACTGAAATTTGATTGAAAAGAGAACTTGTTTTCTGTGCCTTAAGTGTTCTTGATGAGTCTGCCTTGAAGATTtacatgagagagagagatggaaaaagggaTTCATGGaggaggggtggagagaggaaagagagagaggttaGTGCACAAGAGTTTGAATGAGCAGTGAGAACTTAAGTAACATGTCTGTCTTCCTGATATCCAGAATGCTGAAGGCCCTGGTATTGTTTTTCCTGGCCTGGGTCTGCTTCCTCTTTTATGCTGGAATTGCTCTCTTCACCAGTGGCTTCCTGCTCACCCGGCTGGAGCTTACTAATCATAGCAGCTGTCAGGAGTTGCCTGGAAAAGGACCTCTGGTGGGAGGTGGCCGAGGTGAACCCGGAGCCTGCTGGACAGCTCCCCGATTTTCCCGAGCTGTGATAGTGTTGATAGATGCACTTCGATTCGATTTTGTACAACCTTGGCCAGGTGGCCTTCCTGCCCAATACCCCTACCTAGGAAAACTAGGTTCCATACAGCACCTTTTGGAAACCAAGCCACAACATGCCCGCCTGTACCGGTTCCTGGCTGACCCACCCACCACCACCATGCAGAGACTCAAGGCCCTCACCACAGGCTCTTTACCTACTTTCATTGATGCTGGGAGCAACTTTGCTAGCTATGCCATCCAAGAAGATAACCTCATTGCTCAGCTCAACAACACTGGTCAGTCTAAAAAGGTTATGGAATGTTAAAAACTTAGGATGTTAAAATGATATTAACCTAGAATTGAAAGGGATCATCCAGGCCAAATTCTCACTCAGTGAGGAATCCCTTCTTTAAAGCCATGATGAGGAGTTATCCTGCATTTGCTTTTTATACGTTTAGTCAACAGTGTTAATCATTAGAAGTTTCAACTCTGAAACTTAAACCTTTTGCTCCCAACTACGAAATAAGTATATTTCTTTGTGATATTCCTTTGCtatttgaagatagctattaTGTCTACCTTAGACTGTTTTACCCAGGTTAAATGTCCTCAGGTCATTCAGTCTATCTTTATATGATAAGATTTTCAGGCCATCACACATCATTCTGGTCATGTTCCTCTGTAAATATACCAATTTGTTAATGTTGATATCATGGTACCCAGAAGGGAACACAACATTCCTAAAGTGTTGTGTGTTACCTCCTgcagttatatatttttttagacATTAATGTctaaactatattaaatactttatTCCTTCTAATTTAGCCTGAAGTCACAGTTTTTTTGGTCTCACAATTGATTCATAGTGTAAGCCCAGACCTCTTAAATAAAAAACTCAGATTACTTGAACTGCTGTTAAGACAAAGAGGTTAGTGTAGTAAAGAACTTTAGAGACCAGGTAGTGTAGGATTTTTTTGCCTGGAgtccatgaactttaaaaaatataaatgcgTACACATGTTAACTGTATATTCAttacaattggtttcctttgcagtcctttgtgttgttttttatgcatttaaaaacattattctaagaaaggcTTCTTGGGTTTTATCATACTAATGAAGAGAGGTCAGTAATACAAAGAAACAGATGAACCTATGTTCTGTTCCAACCCTCTTAATTAGGTGACTATTTCATCCTCTTCCCCATACTTAACAAGCCACTTCCATATTATCCCTTACCTTAGATATTTTCTTGTCCTCATACTTCTACCatcttcccatcccttccccttctctttagATACCTTACTCTCATTCAAATTAATTTAGACCTTAATAGGTCTAGTCAGGTGAAATGATTTACCTAAGATGGTACAATTAATTTGTGGAAGAGTTGTCACTAGAGCCTACCTGCTCTTCCAATCTTATGCTTTTTCACAATATGCTACAGGTTCTTCTCATACTTTACCTTCCTTCCTTGTGTGTTCTCTTCACTATCACAGAGTCTCCACTTTCTTCTTTGTCTGAGGCTTTTTTCCTACTGTTTTACCTGTCTCTGTTTGCCTTATCAGCAGTTTAAACTCCTGATGCATGACCCGCCCTATGCTAAACTTTGTTGGCCCACAATGAGGGTAtagtccttcccctcccctcccaaaaaatTTACAACATAATTGAGGAAAACTATTTACTTTTATTAAACAACTagagaatgataaaagaaatataaactctttggtGGACTGGATTGTTTTTAATTGTTGACTGATATAACTAagattactataaatatttgaaatatttgaaaggaaagatTATGGTAGATTAGAATGGTTAGGTAAGGTTTTCATGTAGGAGATATGACTTGAATTGCATTGTTAATAATGGCTAGGATTTGGATAAGCAAAGAATGAGGAGGGGAGGGTATTACAGATGGTATGAATGGTATTAGCAAAGGCTGGGATGTAAAAATGGTAATGGGTCATTGCCTTTTGAAAAGGCATGGCTAAAGCAAAAGATTTATATtgatgggggaaggaaagaaggggaaattgtAGAGTGAGAccatattataaaataatcttcAAAAATTCTCCCTGACTCTCCCAATGCTACAGGGAAACGTGTGGTCTTCATGGGGGATGACACTTGGAAGGGGCTGTTCCCAGAAGCTTTCTCTCAAGCCTTCTTCTTCCCATCTTTCAATGTTAAAGATCTACACACTGTGGACAGTGGCATTCTGGAGCACCTCTACCCTACCAGTGAGCAGTCCTAAGTGGGATCTGGGCTTAGATTTTGATGGAAGGGAGAGGTGGGGATAGACCAGTCTTATATTTGGGTCATATTCTGAGAAGCTAGTGCTAAACTCAATTTGTAAAATATGGAGTTAAGACCATTGGAGACTATTTGTATTTGTCCCAACATACATTGGATCTGATTTTGAGCTGCATTATGCAGCGGGGTAAGGATGTGATTCTTTGAAAGTCCTTTGGATGGTACTTTCCTGGGTGATGAAATTTGGAGTCAATTTCCATTGGTAGAGGATATTAAAGGTTGAGAAACGAAGGAGGGGTATCAGGCCCTTTGTCTCAGTGTTGCTATCTACAGTGGACAGAGATGACTGGGACCTGCTGATTGCTCACTTCCTGGGTGTAGATCACTGTGGCCACAAACATGGTCCCCACCATCCTGAGATGGCCAAGAAGCTGAACCAGATGGACCAGGTGCTTCAGTAAGTTGTACTTTATTTAGTACATTTTATTTAGTAAATTTAGAGAAATTTAGTTGTGGGCAGGAAGCAGGGCCTAAATTGATGATGGAGCAGAGATAGTAGCTCTTTGGggatagagagggagggaaagggagagaggaaaacagacagacagacatagaggaGTAAGAGTGTTTGAGTGTGGTAGGGAGGGTAGTTAGATATGGAACATGATCTGGTCAGGACTATCTTCTAATAGTGTGGGAGTAGGGGTTAGGGCATAGGAGATCACTGTATATTTGTTGGTTCTCTATTGAAGTACTTAATGTGATTAGACGTTCATTGTTGGGATTTTGTCTAATACTCTGTTGGCTCCACTTAATTATTGCCACCAGTATTCCCTTTCAGAAACTTGAGGTCATGTTTATTTGGGTTCCCTCTATCATTGAGTAACTTGGGTCTCATTGAAAACTAGCCTGAGGGTAATGGGACCTGATTACCAGtatctgaacttcagtttctttttgtgaATTAGGACAATTATTTTAACTGCTTGCTTCATAGAGTTATCATGTTAGGGCTAAACAAGATAACATGGCATCCTGTAAAACCATAAACTCCTAAGAATGCTCTTTTAATGAATGCCAGGGGTCAAGGGATGACTATACTCAGGATAGTATCTTCCCAAAggttccttctctttcccccattgTTTTGTGCCGTGCAATTAGGACTCTTGTGGAGCGACTGGAGaatgatacattgctggtggtgGCTGGAGATCATGGCATGACAGAGACAGGAGACCATGGTGGGGACAGCAAGCCAGAAGTCATGGCTGCCCTCTTTCTCTACAGTTCTTTGCCCCTTTTCCCCAGGGCACCCCCAGAAGTAAGTTCAAAagccattagtttttttttttccccaggtctcctctttccttttgacCCCTTggactctttttctctttttgatttcattGTCTTTTAGGTGACTATTTCATCCTCTTCCCCATACTTAACAAGCCACTTCCATATTATCCCTTACCTCAGATATTTTCTTGTCCTCATACTTCTACCaccttcccatcccttccccttctctttagATACCTTACTCTCATCATTTTTACCTATCTCTATcacttttaaatgttcttttctttgctCCTCCTCATTGCACTCTGGACAGTGGTCTTTTTCCTCCACCCTTTCCACTGATTTGTTCCTACCTTTGATTTTATTGCCTCCAGGACCCGGAAGTGGTTCCCCAGGTGAACCTGGTACCGACACTCGCCCTTCTGCTTGGCCTGCCTATACCTTTTGGAAACATAGGAGAAGTGATAGTGGATCTGTTTTCAGGAGAAGTAGATACCCAGCCTCTTGCTACAGCTCTTGCACAAGCCTCTGCTTACCATCTCAATGCCCAACAGGTAGGGGACCTGGGGACAGGGCTGTCTTGGACTAGGATCTAGGAGTTAGAAACTTGAACAAAAAACCCACAGCCTGTGCCTTCATGCTCATTTTCTCTATCCTTCATCTCCTGAGCCATTTCTGTTCTTTACTTAGCCTATATAAGATATGGATTCTAGCCCTGGGGCATTTTGGCTACTGTacatttctgtttttcccccCTCTACCTCTACCCTTTCCATGCcttattgacattttctttccTGTACCCTTTCTGCAGGTATCCCGTTTTCTTCATGCTTACTCATTAGCTGCCCAGGACTTGCCCCCTGAGGAATTGCAACGCCTTCAGGACCTCTTCTCCTCTGCATCTTCTGAATATAAGCGACTGTTAGATCAGCTGAAGACTGAAGAGGTCAGAGAGGCTGACGTACAGGCTCTGATCTCCCAGCTGAGATTGTTCTTGCAGGGAGCGAGGACAGCCTGCACAGAGACATGGGCTCGATTCCGCCCAGCCCGAATGATAGGGGGCACTGTGCTCCTGGCCTTCACCTGCCTCCTCTGCCTAGTGACCTCTGGGCTCACCAGCTCCCCTGACTTCCCTTTCCTAGGCCTGCTCCTAAAGTCTGTGGCCTGGGGCCTGGTAGGAGCTGCCTTGCTAGCTGGGGGACTGATAGTAGGAAGGACTGGGCTAGACCCAGCTCTGTTGTGTTCAGGGGGTGCAGCCACTTCCCTCGTGGCCTTCCTGTGGGCTTTAAAATGGAGAGGGAAGCCACCAATGGCAATCTTTCTCCCAGGCCCTTTGCCCATCCTGGTGCTCCTGTTTCTTCGATTTGCTGCCCTCTTTTCTGACAGCTTTGTCCTGGCTGAGGCCCGGGCAGCCCCCTTCCTTTTATGTTCGTTGTCCCTGTTTGTGGTGGCTCAGCTGCACTGGGAGGGCCGGCTTCTGGTGGGGGGACCCACAGCTTCTTGCCTCAGTTCCCCCACAGCATCTGTGGCACGGCGGGAGGGTCCTCGGGCCTTGGGGCTATTGGTTGGCCTGCTCCTGTGTGTACGCCTGTCCAGTCTCTTCCATCGCTGCCCAGAAGAGACACCTGTTTGCCAGTCATCACCCTGGTTAGCTCCTTTATCTTCAGTGGGTGGTGGCCAGGCCAAGAACCTTTGGTATGGGGCATGTCTAGGGGCACTAGGGGTGCTTGTCCTGTCTGTAAGATTTTGGCTACGTCGCTGTGGGAATCTGAACAGCTCTGCACCTTCAATCCTCTTTGTGCGCTGGGGATTGCCACTGATGGCTCTGGGCACTGCTGCCCACTGGGCATTGGCTTCAGGCTCAGATGAGGCACCCCCCAGGCTACAGGCCTTGGTGTCTGGAGCTGTGATAGGGTTGCCACGGGTTGTATTGGGTCTGGCAGCCATAGGACTGGGGCTGCTGCTTTGGCAGCCTGTCACAGTATTGGTCAAGACTGGGGCAAGCAGCCCCAACCCCATCGTTGTCCCTTTTGTGGGACCCCCTGCCTCCCAAGCTGACCTGAACTATGTAGTCCCTCAGATCTACCGTCGAATGCAGGAGGCACTGAGGGGGAAGCTGGCTGGGGGTGGGGGCCAGACACCACTGGCACTGGCAGCCTACGGGCTGGGGAGTGTGTACTCTGCCGCCGTGGTGACCACTCTTGCCCTGCTGGTCTTCCCACTGCTGCTGCTGCACACTGAGCGGATCATCCTCGCCTTCCTGATCCTCTTCCTTCAGAGTTTCCTACTCTTGCAGCTGCTCGCCGCTGCTGTTGGAACCCCTGCTGGAAGCCCTGGTAGGCGGCAGGACAGTCCCGTCCATAGATATCCCTAGAATATCCATCTCCTTGTCCTTGGAACAGCTATACTCCCAGGTGGACCATCGAGGCTGGGGAGAAAGGTTGTCCTCTCCTTAGTAATGGCAGGCCTACTTCAGTCACCTTGACATTTGGTCTTACTTTATAATAGTGCTGCTGTCACCAGTTCTTGAGGAGATTCTGATCTGGGAGAAGTCAGGGCTCAAACACTTCCCCCTGCTCCACACCTATTGCCCTCTCCACTCTAATCAGGATTGTTTCCTTTGGAGAAGTTTTACCCCACTGATTAATCTCTAGACAGTTAGGGGACCATTTGTCTGCAACAGTGAGCACTGGGGAAGTTGGATCAGGGTGACTAGGCAGAGGAGATGGATGCAAAGTGGGAGCAGAATTAAAGAACAGGAGCAGAGTACAGGAAAGTCATGTGACATtgttggggggaaaggagaacaAGCTAACAGTGTGAAGGTGATAAATTTGTGTGTTCTTCCCAGGTCCCTTCTCCGTGCCATGGCTAGCTATTTCTGCTTGGGCTCTCACAGCCACTCAGACCTTCTACTCCACAGGCCATCAACCTGTCTTTCCAGCTATCCACTGGAATGCTGCCTTTGTGGGCTTCCCTGAAGGACATGATTCATCCCCTGTGCTGCCCGCTCTGCTCGTAGGGGCCAACACCTTTGCCTCCCACCTTCTTTTTTCAGGTATCTCATCCCCCAACCTCCATTCCGTCTCCTAAGACTAAGACTCTAGAAGGGAGTGGTGGTACTTCCCACCTgagtaggggaagggaagaaacttACTGTTTCCTTTTATCTCAGTTGCTCAGTGTGTAAGACTGGCCAAGGTATCATGA of the Sarcophilus harrisii chromosome 1, mSarHar1.11, whole genome shotgun sequence genome contains:
- the PIGO gene encoding GPI ethanolamine phosphate transferase 3 isoform X3, producing MSSENLSNMSVFLISRMLKALVLFFLAWVCFLFYAGIALFTSGFLLTRLELTNHSSCQELPGKGPLVGGGRGEPGACWTAPRFSRAVIVLIDALRFDFVQPWPGGLPAQYPYLGKLGSIQHLLETKPQHARLYRFLADPPTTTMQRLKALTTGSLPTFIDAGSNFASYAIQEDNLIAQLNNTGKRVVFMGDDTWKGLFPEAFSQAFFFPSFNVKDLHTVDSGILEHLYPTNHCGHKHGPHHPEMAKKLNQMDQVLQTLVERLENDTLLVVAGDHGMTETGDHGGDSKPEVMAALFLYSSLPLFPRAPPEDPEVVPQVNLVPTLALLLGLPIPFGNIGEVIVDLFSGEVDTQPLATALAQASAYHLNAQQVSRFLHAYSLAAQDLPPEELQRLQDLFSSASSEYKRLLDQLKTEEVREADVQALISQLRLFLQGARTACTETWARFRPARMIGGTVLLAFTCLLCLVTSGLTSSPDFPFLGLLLKSVAWGLVGAALLAGGLIVGRTGLDPALLCSGGAATSLVAFLWALKWRGKPPMAIFLPGPLPILVLLFLRFAALFSDSFVLAEARAAPFLLCSLSLFVVAQLHWEGRLLVGGPTASCLSSPTASVARREGPRALGLLVGLLLCVRLSSLFHRCPEETPVCQSSPWLAPLSSVGGGQAKNLWYGACLGALGVLVLSVRFWLRRCGNLNSSAPSILFVRWGLPLMALGTAAHWALASGSDEAPPRLQALVSGAVIGLPRVVLGLAAIGLGLLLWQPVTVLVKTGASSPNPIVVPFVGPPASQADLNYVVPQIYRRMQEALRGKLAGGGGQTPLALAAYGLGSVYSAAVVTTLALLVFPLLLLHTERIILAFLILFLQSFLLLQLLAAAVGTPAGSPGPFSVPWLAISAWALTATQTFYSTGHQPVFPAIHWNAAFVGFPEGHDSSPVLPALLVGANTFASHLLFSVGCPLLLLWPFVCEGHSSTKKKKSLTSGTEEEGEKEEPLMEMRLRDAPHHFNAALLQLGLKYLFILGVQVLACVLAASILRRHLMVWKVFAPKFIFEAVGFVVSSVALLLGVALVMWVDRAVGSWFKQLILSQER
- the PIGO gene encoding GPI ethanolamine phosphate transferase 3 isoform X1, encoding MSSENLSNMSVFLISRMLKALVLFFLAWVCFLFYAGIALFTSGFLLTRLELTNHSSCQELPGKGPLVGGGRGEPGACWTAPRFSRAVIVLIDALRFDFVQPWPGGLPAQYPYLGKLGSIQHLLETKPQHARLYRFLADPPTTTMQRLKALTTGSLPTFIDAGSNFASYAIQEDNLIAQLNNTGKRVVFMGDDTWKGLFPEAFSQAFFFPSFNVKDLHTVDSGILEHLYPTMDRDDWDLLIAHFLGVDHCGHKHGPHHPEMAKKLNQMDQVLQTLVERLENDTLLVVAGDHGMTETGDHGGDSKPEVMAALFLYSSLPLFPRAPPEDPEVVPQVNLVPTLALLLGLPIPFGNIGEVIVDLFSGEVDTQPLATALAQASAYHLNAQQVSRFLHAYSLAAQDLPPEELQRLQDLFSSASSEYKRLLDQLKTEEVREADVQALISQLRLFLQGARTACTETWARFRPARMIGGTVLLAFTCLLCLVTSGLTSSPDFPFLGLLLKSVAWGLVGAALLAGGLIVGRTGLDPALLCSGGAATSLVAFLWALKWRGKPPMAIFLPGPLPILVLLFLRFAALFSDSFVLAEARAAPFLLCSLSLFVVAQLHWEGRLLVGGPTASCLSSPTASVARREGPRALGLLVGLLLCVRLSSLFHRCPEETPVCQSSPWLAPLSSVGGGQAKNLWYGACLGALGVLVLSVRFWLRRCGNLNSSAPSILFVRWGLPLMALGTAAHWALASGSDEAPPRLQALVSGAVIGLPRVVLGLAAIGLGLLLWQPVTVLVKTGASSPNPIVVPFVGPPASQADLNYVVPQIYRRMQEALRGKLAGGGGQTPLALAAYGLGSVYSAAVVTTLALLVFPLLLLHTERIILAFLILFLQSFLLLQLLAAAVGTPAGSPGPFSVPWLAISAWALTATQTFYSTGHQPVFPAIHWNAAFVGFPEGHDSSPVLPALLVGANTFASHLLFSVGCPLLLLWPFVCEGHSSTKKKKSLTSGTEEEGEKEEPLMEMRLRDAPHHFNAALLQLGLKYLFILGVQVLACVLAASILRRHLMVWKVFAPKFIFEAVGFVVSSVALLLGVALVMWVDRAVGSWFKQLILSQER